In Benincasa hispida cultivar B227 chromosome 8, ASM972705v1, whole genome shotgun sequence, the sequence ATAGTTTACAAAATGATAATTATTCTTAttgataaagaaaataataataataataggaaTAATTAATATTCTATGAGGATGAAACAGaattaaatactaaaattaaacatgactAGAATTGAACAAGTTAAGAATTAAGAAGAACCAGTCTCACAATGGAAGttgaaattgagttgagttgagtttcaTTGATGATTTACGTTGCTGACTGTTTTCTGAATGAAATTCTTAACATCTTTAATCAGCAACGAAGCTTCCGGCAGTTCAGGAATGGTGTAAAATGCATGAATCGCCTTCGGATATTCGACTAATTCCACTTCTTTTCCGGCGTTCTTCAGCCACTCATAGTATTTTCTATCCCAATCTTGCAACTGATCACATCCTCCTACGATCACAAGCGTCGCCGGAAACTTCACGGCCGAAATGTTTACACCGTCCGCTCCAAACACGTGCGCCGCCGGATGTTTTCTGTTCGATCCATCAGGCAAAAACGCCTTCCAGTACCAATCAGCCCGCTCCAAATTCAACGTAGGCGACTTTGCGAATCGGATCTCCGATTCGGTCCGCTCCTCTCCACCGAAGAACGGTTGAATCGCGATCAAGCCTCTGATCTTCACCTTCTTGAAGTCGTAATCGCCAGATCTGACTACGACGTGGTGCGCTATGTTTCCGCCGGCGCTATCTCCAGAAATAAAACAGCGGCCGAAATCAGATTTCTCCGGAAAAGCACTTGAATCCAattcgtcgatgaacttcaaaGCGTCAAATTCGTCCTCGTACTGAGAAGGATAGCGGTGCTCGGGAGAGAGGCGGTAATTGACAGATACAACGATTGCTTGGAGGTTACGCGCGAGTTGGCGACAGAGAATATCGAAGGGAAGGAAAtcagaagagaagaagacgaaACCGCCGCCGTGAAAGTAGATGAGGATGGGCATGGGGAGGTCGTCGGAAGTGGGGGAAGGGACGAAGAGGCGAAACCAGAGGTTACGAGAGGGATCGATGACGGTGTCGCGAGTGAAGACGCCGTCGTGAGCGGCAGAGGAAGCGGAGACTTTGGGCTCGAAAAGAGAAATGAGAGGGCGATTGACGGTCATGTTGGGGCGGCAACATTTTTCAACGATGACGGAGCGTAGGCGGAGGA encodes:
- the LOC120083420 gene encoding probable carboxylesterase 18, which produces MADGDPPLQNLQKLPLKSRLLLRLRSVIVEKCCRPNMTVNRPLISLFEPKVSASSAAHDGVFTRDTVIDPSRNLWFRLFVPSPTSDDLPMPILIYFHGGGFVFFSSDFLPFDILCRQLARNLQAIVVSVNYRLSPEHRYPSQYEDEFDALKFIDELDSSAFPEKSDFGRCFISGDSAGGNIAHHVVVRSGDYDFKKVKIRGLIAIQPFFGGEERTESEIRFAKSPTLNLERADWYWKAFLPDGSNRKHPAAHVFGADGVNISAVKFPATLVIVGGCDQLQDWDRKYYEWLKNAGKEVELVEYPKAIHAFYTIPELPEASLLIKDVKNFIQKTVSNVNHQ